The region ATTCACCCCGTAAATTTTATCTATATTTTGAGCGTTTATCAGCTCTTTGCTGCTGCCGAAGTTTAAAATTTTGCCATCTTTTAAAAATAGCACCAAATTTGACACGAATTTCGCGTGCCTTGGATGGTGTGTAGTCTGCACGAAAGTATAACCCTCGTCTTTTAGTATCTTTATCATCTCTAAAAGCTTTATCTGATTTCCAAAGTCAAGCCCGTTGGTAGGCTCATCCATAAATATCGCCTTTGCGCCTTGAACTAGCGTGCGCGCGATATAAGCAAGCTGCCTTTCGCCGCCACTTACGCGAGTATATGGCTCGTCCTTAAGCTTTAAAATTCCCATCTTATCAAGCGCCTGCTCGGCTAAAATTTTATCTCTTTTGGCAAAATTTGAAAACATCGGCGTCCTGCAAAGCGCCCCCATTAAAACCACATCAAATACGGTGTATTCGTATGACGGTGCATGAGTTTGAGGCACGTAAGCTATAAGGCTTGCGAGCGAATTTTTAGAGTATTTCCTCACACTTTTGCCGGCAATTAAAACTTCGCCTTTAAATTTCAAAAACCCGAGCATGATGCGAAGCAGAGTGCTTTTGCCGCTTCCGTTTGCACCTAAAATACTTAAAGTATCTCCTTCGTCTATGCCAAAGCTTATATCATCAAGTATAGTGCGGTCCTTATAGGCAAAACTTAAATTTCTAACCTCTATCAACATCAAAAGCCCTTTTTAGCGTGGCGCAAGATGATAACAAACATCGGAATTCCAAAAAGCGATGTAACTATGCCGATAGGAATTTCAAAGGTAAAAATAAGTCGCGAAAAGCTATCGCAAAAGAGCAAAAAGATCGCACCGATCATTGCCGAGCTTACTAAAACGGCTCTGTTGTCCGCACCATAAACAAACCGTGCGATGTGTGGGACTATAAGCCCGATCCAGCCGATTATCCCAGCGATCGTGACACTTAGAGCGCTTATAAAAGTAGCTACCAAGATAACAAAAATTTTAACTCTCAGCACATTTACGCCAAGGCTTTTTGCCTCCTCTTCGCCAAGGCTTAAAGCGTTTAGATATTTACCGCAAAACGCAAGCAAGATGATACCTGCAAACATCGGCAAAATTGAAATTTGCATAAAGCTTTTTGAAGCAAAGCTAAGGCTTCCCATTAAAAAATAAGTAATACTAGGCAGACTATCGTTTGGATCTGCGGCGTATTTTAAAACCGAAAGCAACGAAGAAAACAACGAGCCGCTTATAACACCGCCAAGAACCAGCACTATAACGCTTCCTTGTCGCGAATAAAGAGCCGAAATAAGCAGCGAAAAGATAACCGCCAAAAAGCCAAAGGCAAAGGTGCTAAGCTGAACCAGCACGTCGCTTAAGCGAAAGAACATCCCAAGAGCCGCTCCAAAGCCCGCACCCGCCAGCACGCCAAGTATCGAAGGCGAAACGAGAGGATTTACAAACATCGCCTGATATGCAGCGCCTGAAATCGCAAGGCTGGCACCGATCAGCAAGCAGGCTAAAATTCTAGGCAGACGAATTTCACTTAGTAGCGTGTGCATGATCTCAAATTCTTTAAGATCTTTACCGCTTAAAAGGGCCTTAAAGTAAGCTATGTATTCGTTTGCGCTAAAGCCGTATTTGCCAAGCAAAAGCGAAGCAAAAACGCAAGAAAGCAGCAAAAAGAGCAAAAACAAAAATGCTTTTTTACTCATCAATGCTCGCTAATTTTACACTCAAAAGACCGACTAAAAGATAAATTTGTGCAAATTTTAGCCCAGGCTCATATATTATCTTCATTTTTGCC is a window of Campylobacter sp. CCUG 57310 DNA encoding:
- a CDS encoding ABC transporter ATP-binding protein, coding for MLIEVRNLSFAYKDRTILDDISFGIDEGDTLSILGANGSGKSTLLRIMLGFLKFKGEVLIAGKSVRKYSKNSLASLIAYVPQTHAPSYEYTVFDVVLMGALCRTPMFSNFAKRDKILAEQALDKMGILKLKDEPYTRVSGGERQLAYIARTLVQGAKAIFMDEPTNGLDFGNQIKLLEMIKILKDEGYTFVQTTHHPRHAKFVSNLVLFLKDGKILNFGSSKELINAQNIDKIYGVNYEKYKDSL
- a CDS encoding iron ABC transporter permease; the protein is MSKKAFLFLLFLLLSCVFASLLLGKYGFSANEYIAYFKALLSGKDLKEFEIMHTLLSEIRLPRILACLLIGASLAISGAAYQAMFVNPLVSPSILGVLAGAGFGAALGMFFRLSDVLVQLSTFAFGFLAVIFSLLISALYSRQGSVIVLVLGGVISGSLFSSLLSVLKYAADPNDSLPSITYFLMGSLSFASKSFMQISILPMFAGIILLAFCGKYLNALSLGEEEAKSLGVNVLRVKIFVILVATFISALSVTIAGIIGWIGLIVPHIARFVYGADNRAVLVSSAMIGAIFLLFCDSFSRLIFTFEIPIGIVTSLFGIPMFVIILRHAKKGF